AAGCTCAGCCATCTTTAATGTATTAGACTATGGTGCTAAAGGTGATGGACAAACTGATGACACAAAGGTGTGGACGATCTTATAAAAAGCTTCACATCTTGCTTCATGGTTCATTAGGAGTAATTATAAtatatctttctattttttatcattGATGTCCCTtaacatatattataaattacTCAATAAGTTGTGGTAAATGAATGCTGATCTCTTTTAATGCAAGGCAGTCATTTGAAGCAGCGTGGGCAGCAGCTTGCAAGGTCGAGGCATCAACAATGGTTGTTCCATCTGGGTCTGTTTTCTTGGTCTTGCCAATCTCTTTTTCGGGGTCTAGTTGTGAACaaaacattgtctttcaggtaTATATAAGTTACATATtgtctatgtttttttttttaaaatgctagtACATATTTTCAACCCCACTTTTATTGGTATCTGATCTCCCTCCCTTAATTTGTTCTAATTAATCACATCACAGCAGAACAGCGATGATGAGTCGCCTCCAAAAGCCCGAAAGTCGCCACCAAAGTCAATACTAGCAAAATAGCTAAATTGACTCCAAAAGGGAATGTTAGAGATTCTATATAAATTTTACCGTATAAACTTTTCTAAATTGATGTGTtaacatttaaatataaaagaataaaaaacttattaatttttttatattgttgatgtaatactaattatattcattaattaattaattttgtaataataatactaTAGCATGTATAATTTTTTCAGATGACAAGAGCTTTTTCagtcagaaaaagaaaaaggaaaaaaataaaaataaaaagagcttTTTGAGTCCACAAAAGTAATGACTATAAACATtccttttccattttctttgttttacgtcttttgctttttcttaatttttttcattttcctcatTAGAATAGGAGGAAAGGTAGCAACATCTCAACATATATGGGTCAAAGTCAAGGGATGTAATAAAACTGCCTCATCTTACATGACCGCCCTTACCTCTCTTCACCTCACACCAATTTTCCCCATCTGAAGAGGTGATGGGATAGGGTAGATTTTGCTCATCTTATCTTGTTTCATCCACTCTATATATATCTTaataatttctataaaaaattacttaaaatagtttattaatgtACGTCTTAATGGCACACATTAGTAAAACTAAAACTCATATATATTAGTTAGTACTATTCCAaaacatttctctctctctctctctctctctctctctcttaatggTATCATGATCGCCattatcttttctctctcatctctgcCTTTGAAATTATACTTTAAACTCATCTCACCTCTAACTTGCCTCGCTCTCATCCTGCATGGGAATCACGTCTTGAAGAGGAGACAAATATATCCATCATTTGAGCTTGTCCTTTTTCATTGTCATCCCTATTTATTGATACATACATTActattaatttatgaaataacCATGCAGTTGGATGGCAAAATCATAGCCCCTACAAGCTCTCAACCTTGGGGTTCAGGTCTTTTACAATGGCTAGAATTTAAAAATCTTAAAGGGTTTACAATCAAAGGTAAAGGTATCATTGACGGACAAGGTTCAGTCTGGTGGGGTGACTCGGTAAGTCTCTACATTATATGTCAAGTCAAGCAAACAAGGCCATtgctttttctaattttaaataGCAACATTCACATCTAAATTCTAATTATTCTACCGTCTATAAAACTCTTTCTATAGGGGAATATGCCAAGCACCAAACCTACGGTAAGAATGTTTTCCTATACTAATCCTCATttcacaatataaaaataatattagacCTTGATTGttgtgttatatatattttgatatgcAGGCACTCAGGTTTTATGGAAGTGATGGAGTGACAGTCACTGGAATAACAATTCAAAATAGTCAACAGACCCATCTCAAATTCGATAGCTGCAAAACCATTCAAGTTTATGACATAAATGTTTCATCCCCTGGTGATAGCCCTAACACAGATGGAATTCACCTACAGAACTCTCAAGATGTGGTCATTTACAGCACCACTCTTGCATGTGgtaatttcaaatttctcattaggGTGTAGTGTCATCTTTATCCACAACACAAACACTATGAATGACTAGTTGCTCTAAGGACTAGGGCTGAGTCAGGAACATAAAGAAGTTGAATATCCAAGTCAACTATTCAAGcacaaaaataacaaagatgtaaacccccccccccttcccaaaaaaaaagagcaactTGAACTTACAAAGCACAATTTATTCTagtaatggatttttttttttaatgagaattgTTGGATTTAAATACGATCAAAGTTCAAATAACACCTTGATTTTTCTAACGAAAATatttaaagttcaaatcttcATCCCTTATTAAGtattgaattatgaaaaaccaaaaaaaaaaaaaaaaaacgaaagtTCAAACGTAGTCATCAAATTTTAAGTATGGGGTGTAATATGGTGACTTAGAATTTTGCTAAAACTATTGTACAATGTCGAAAGTCAAGAGTACAATGTTAAAAGTCAAAACTAGTGTTGTATATTGTCttatggttgattttttttttttttttttatgaattaaaaattgGGTGGAGGGCAATTTAAATTGGCGTCTTTAATAGTTAAATATTTAAGAAAGTATCAAATCTGGACTTTCATATTCTAATTAATAATACTCTAAATTCATAAATCAATATTAATATGCATGtcaatatttgattttaatttcaataactCTAGATATTGTTTTAATTATGTATTACCTTAGCAATTAAAAAAGTTACATGCATGTCTTTTTATGTTGATTGTTGTGCTTTCTAGCtataaaatgtcaattttttatttataagtagATAATGTCAATTAAGTCAGTAAACCAACAGAAAAATTCTCAATTAGGTAGATGgttgaaatttacataaaataaaaaggctaAAATTGAATTTAGTTAATTGAACTTTACTTTAATTAATTGTCACATTAGTccgtaaaatttaatttttgtcaatttaataTATCCCTCACCCTATTAATTTGATCCTTTTGTTCAAATatgttagcaaaaaaaaaaaaataaaggtttaaaaaaatgttagggACGATCTGAAAATGTTACCTTGACAACCAATCTGTAGTCAAGGTAATTTaatttagagaaatgatatgtctacaacatttttacaacatttttacaacaaatcctaagtggcaggatgttactggttgttattgttggggcaaaaaagtaatcttagtgttaggttcaaatttgaaccaataacaactaaccacctatgatttgttgtaaaaatgttgtaaaaatgttgtgtacgtagcacctctctttaatttatatttagacTAATATTATTAAGTGTGCTAACCTTGGTATTGGATATTAACACAAACACATTAATTACATTTTCAAAGTCTAACAAAAGTACAAATGCATGTGCCAGTCACATATGTGGGGAACCTTAACTTTTTCCTAGTCAAGAAGAAAAAAGCCAACCATAATTGGGCGATTAAATCTCTTCATAAGTGAGTTCTTTAAATTTCCCATCATAGAATATAGCCATGAATTTAAGGaagataattaaataacaataataaacacAAAATCGAAATTTAACTTGACACCTCTACAAGTCTACATATATAGAGGCAACTCGAATAACTTCTATTAAGTTCTGCAGGAGATGATTGTGTTTCCATACAAACTGGATGCTCAAATGTATACATTCACAATGTCAATTGTGGACCTGGACATGGAATCAGCATTGGATCACTAGGGAAGGATAACACTAAAGCCTGCGTGTCAAATGTCACCGTTCGAGACATAAAAATGCAGAATACAATGACTGGAGTCAGAATAAAGACTTGGCAGGTATAAAAATACATTCCattttctttcctattttttGACAGTCTTACGTGGAAGTTTATAAAATTAAACATGTATATTAAATCATGAttcattaaatcatt
This genomic stretch from Castanea sativa cultivar Marrone di Chiusa Pesio chromosome 1, ASM4071231v1 harbors:
- the LOC142622536 gene encoding polygalacturonase At1g48100, with protein sequence MNRFNLKDLTLILFIAFSVWSSSFENCCAREGRQYWRQSSKAVPASVLVKKPKGYNHAGRRMLSSAIFNVLDYGAKGDGQTDDTKSFEAAWAAACKVEASTMVVPSGSVFLVLPISFSGSSCEQNIVFQLDGKIIAPTSSQPWGSGLLQWLEFKNLKGFTIKGKGIIDGQGSVWWGDSGNMPSTKPTALRFYGSDGVTVTGITIQNSQQTHLKFDSCKTIQVYDINVSSPGDSPNTDGIHLQNSQDVVIYSTTLACGDDCVSIQTGCSNVYIHNVNCGPGHGISIGSLGKDNTKACVSNVTVRDIKMQNTMTGVRIKTWQGGSGSVQGIMFSNIQVSEVETPIMIDQYYCDKSKCQNESSAVAVSGIDYVNIQGTYKVKPVHFACSDNVPCTGVSLATINLEAAQKSQSSDPFCWEAYGELRTTTVPPIDCLQTGKSPIAKAQSTVDSC